Proteins found in one Miscanthus floridulus cultivar M001 chromosome 4, ASM1932011v1, whole genome shotgun sequence genomic segment:
- the LOC136551884 gene encoding BURP domain-containing protein 4-like → MEPQGGDPSPSLGGVATQQSSFTPEAYPVKCKYPFPPSTEGGCPPPHAYVAETTLARRHDDLHVETGMLFTRSSMFPGAILPEGTKFAGNGFPDPRRFVFREDADAIPFSYKQIDTILRTFGVPRGSKKADQVAATLRTCEAKSPEPHTCATSKQAEVEFAASSLATRISELRAVVTVVHGKKDAARYTVAPNGVARIGKAGRGAMVPCHLMAYPYMVHYCHLLADVEALRVELMGFGDDGHAAAAASGATAIAMCHANTTSWDARYFQMLNATRGEEICHFMPRNYVLWLPAAAL, encoded by the exons ATGGAGCCTCAAGGGGGAGACCCCAGCCCATCGCTTGGTGGCGTTGCTACACAGCAGAGCTCCTTCACGCCGGAGGCATATCCGGTGAAGTGCAAGTACCCATTCCCACCAAGTACTGAAGGCGGTTGTCCTCCACCGCATG CATATGTTGCTGAGACGACGTTGGCACGCCGCCATGACGACCTGCATGTCGAGACTGGGATGCTCTTCACGAGGAGTAGCATGTTTCCGGGTGCAATCCTACCGGAAGGCACCAAGTTCGCCGGCAATGGCTTCCCAGATCCCCGGAGATTCGTCTTTCGGGAGGACGCGGACGCCATCCCCTTCAGCTACAAGCAGATTGACACCATTCTGAGGACATTTGGGGTTCCTCGTGGATCCAAGAAGGCAGATCAAGTCGCCGCCACCCTCCGGACTTGCGAGGCCAAGTCCCCGGAGCCTCACACTTGCGCCACCTCCAAGCAAGCGGAGGTCGAATTCGCTGCCTCCTCGCTGGCGACCAGGATCAGCGAGCTGCGCGCCGTCGTCACCGTCGTCCACGGGAAGAAGGACGCTGCCAGGTACACGGTGGCACCGAACGGGGTGGCGCGCATCGGCAAGGCAGGCAGAGGCGCCATGGTGCCGTGCCACCTGATGGCCTATCCGTACATGGTCCACTACTGCCACCTGTTGGCGGACGTGGAAGCTCTCCGCGTTGAGCTGATGGGGTTCGGAGACGATGgccacgcggcggcggcggccagcggcGCAACCGCGATCGCGATGTGCCACGCCAACACGACGAGCTGGGATGCCCGCTACTTCCAGATGCTGAACGCGACGCGCGGGGAGGAGATCTGCCACTTCATGCCGCGCAACTACGTGCTGTGGCTGCCTGCTGCCGCTCTGTAG